One Gossypium raimondii isolate GPD5lz chromosome 3, ASM2569854v1, whole genome shotgun sequence genomic window carries:
- the LOC128039878 gene encoding auxin-induced protein 15A-like — MAIRMPRIISSKKVPKGYFAVYVGENQKRFVIPVSLLNQPLFQDLLGMSEQEFGYSHPTGGITIPCNEDIFLVVTSRLN; from the coding sequence ATGGCTATCCGCATGCCTCGTATCATTAGCTCTAAGAAAGTTCCCAAGGGATACTTTGCAGTTTACGTTGGAGAAAACCAGAAGAGGTTCGTGATACCAGTTTCACTCTTGAACCAGCCTTTATTTCAAGATTTGCTTGGCATGTCAGAACAAGAGTTCGGATATAGTCATCCTACCGGCGGTATCACAATTCCCTGCAACGAAGATATCTTTCTCGTTGTCACCTCTCGGTTGAACTGA
- the LOC128039876 gene encoding auxin-induced protein 15A-like, with protein MAIRLPRMVSSKKVPKGYFAVYVGESQKRFVIPVSFLNHPSFQDLLGKSEEEFGYSHPTGGLTIPCNEDTFVEVTSRMY; from the coding sequence ATGGCTATCCGCCTGCCTCGTATGGTTAGTTCTAAGAAGGTTCCCAAGGGATACTTTGCAGTTTATGTTGGAGAAAGCCAGAAGAGGTTCGTGATACCGGTATCATTCTTGAACCATCCTTCATTTCAAGATTTGCTAGGGAAGTCAGAAGAAGAGTTTGGATATAGTCATCCTACCGGGGGTCTCACAATTCCATGCAACGAAGACACCTTTGTCGAAGTTACCTCTCGCATGTATTGA
- the LOC105795375 gene encoding 30S ribosomal protein S31, mitochondrial, with amino-acid sequence MAMIQWCGAVARRVVMKQWPPLSSASPIGAMASPPAPTVCGRGDKKTKKGKRFKGSYGNARPKKEKKIERIKDKVEVPRSTPWPLPFKLI; translated from the coding sequence ATGGCGATGATTCAGTGGTGCGGCGCCGTAGCAAGGAGAGTGGTGATGAAGCAGTGGCCTCCTCTATCATCGGCTTCGCCTATTGGAGCAATGGCGTCGCCACCGGCACCGACCGTTTGCGGCAGAGGTGACAAGAAGACGAAGAAAGGGAAGAGATTCAAAGGATCGTACGGGAACGCCAGGCccaagaaggagaagaagattGAACGTATCAAAGACAAGGTCGAAGTTCCCAGGTCCACCCCTTGGCCTCTCCCCTTCAAGCTCATctga
- the LOC105796042 gene encoding auxin-induced protein 15A, translated as MAIRLPRIVSSKKVPKGYFAVYVGENQKRFVIPVSFLNHPSFQDLLGKSEEEFGYSHPTGGLAIPCNEDTFLKVTSRMY; from the coding sequence ATGGCTATCCGCCTGCCTCGTATTGTTAGTTCTAAGAAAGTTCCCAAAGGCTACTTTGCAGTTTATGTTGGAGAAAACCAGAAGAGGTTCGTGATACCGGTTTCATTCTTGAACCATCCTTCATTTCAAGATTTGCTAGGGAAGTCAGAAGAAGAGTTCGGATATAGTCATCCTACCGGCGGTCTGGCAATTCCCTGCAACGAAGACACCTTTCTCAAAGTTACCTCTCGCATGTATTGA
- the LOC105784858 gene encoding auxin-induced protein 15A, with protein sequence MAIRLPRIISSKKVPKGYFAVYVGENQKRFVIPVSFLSQPLFQDLLGKSEEEFGYSHPTGGLTIPCDEDIFLDVTSRLNQL encoded by the coding sequence ATGGCTATCCGCTTGCCTCGTATCATAAGCTCTAAGAAAGTTCCCAAAGGCTACTTTGCAGTTTATGTTGGAGAAAACCAGAAGAGGTTTGTGATACCAGTGTCATTCTTGAGCCAGCCTTTATTTCAAGATTTGCTAGGCAAGTCAGAAGAAGAGTTCGGATATAGTCATCCTACCGGCGGCCTCACAATTCCCTGCGATGAAGATATTTTTCTTGATGTTACCTCTCGCTTGAATCAATTGTGA
- the LOC105784859 gene encoding auxin-induced protein 15A, giving the protein MAIRLPHIISSKKVPKGYFAVYVGENQKRFVIPVSFLNQPLFQDLLGMSQEVFGYSHPTGGLTIPCKEDIFLDVTSRLN; this is encoded by the coding sequence ATGGCTATCCGCCTGCCTCATATCATTAGCTCTAAGAAAGTTCCCAAAGGCTACTTTGCGGTTTATGTTGGAGAAAACCAGAAGAGGTTCGTGATACCGGTATCGTTCTTGAACCAGCCTTTGTTTCAAGATTTGCTAGGCATGTCACAAGAAGTGTTCGGATATAGTCATCCTACAGGTGGTCTCACGATTCCCTGCAAGGAAGACATCTTTCTCGATGTTACCTCTCGCTTGAACTGA